A region from the Benincasa hispida cultivar B227 chromosome 8, ASM972705v1, whole genome shotgun sequence genome encodes:
- the LOC120083644 gene encoding PLASMODESMATA CALLOSE-BINDING PROTEIN 5-like: protein MSSSTWFIILQFSLLLVFIITPTRSEAQFDQEWCIADEQVPDDELQRALDWACGKGGADCRNIQMKQPCFYPNTVRDHASYAFNSYYQKFKHKGATCYFNSAAMVTALDPSHGSCKFEFVP, encoded by the exons ATGTCTTCCTCTACTTGGTTCATCATTCTCCAGTTCTCTTTGCTGTTAGTTTTTATCATAACTCCAACAAGATCAG AGGCTCAATTTGATCAAGAGTGGTGCATAGCTGATGAGCAAGTTCCAGATGATGAGTTGCAAAGAGCTCTTGATTGGGCTTGTGGAAAAGGAGGAGCTGATTGTAGGAATATTCAAATGAAGCAACCTTGTTTCTACCCAAACACTGTTAGAGATCATGCTTCATATGCCTTCAACAGTTACTACCAAAAGTTCAAGCACAAGGGAGCCACTTGCTACTTCAATTCAGCTGCCATGGTCACTGCTCTTGATCCTA GTCATGGTTCATGCAAGTTTGAGTTTGTtccttga